AAGAACTGAGACTCAAAATGCTGGTGCATCTGTCACTCAAACCTCTAAAGGGACACGTTCTGGGAAGAATCCAGTTTCTCAGCCTGCACCTGAACCCATTCCTCTACCCAAGTTCATcgatgatgaagccagagacagatttgagttaaTATCTCAAAAAGGTTTcatcacccaaaggctcatcattccttttgaatttcataagcttgatcttgaacctgtcATCAAACTCTTTCaattccagaaatggactcATCTCTTGACCATTCCTAATGTTTTCTATCCTGACATGCtgtatcaattttttgctaatcttagaaagggtacATCACACACTGAACTCTTCTCTAGGGTCAACTCTGTAGACATCATATTAACCCCTGACATTGTGAATTCAATTCTGAAAACTAATATTGAACCTGGTTTTAAgggaaaaattgcaaatttcttttcatatgaggaattcccttctgcctatcatcacttttacaatgctaaactcatgacttattttcaaaccaaattcaacacccctgctgaggcaagattggatgatctcagtcctcagaatctgatcatcttcacTATCATCtcgaatctgttggtgccaactgatggccacagaacagatgcaaataaaatggaactctatcttttctactgctttgttgaaaaaatccgcattgactttggatttgtaatgtgcaaatttctgctcaaaatcagcactgatagtcgtaggaagctttcctatggcagatttctgacccccatttttgctcattttgacATACCCTTTTCTGGCAAATCTCCAAAGGAAAGTGCTTCTTCAGTTTTCTCTAaaacttattttgaaagaaagaatctaaaattttttgagggtcATTGGTGCTACAAGGAGACTGTGGCCGAgtctagaagaaaaaatttgcatgaaacccctgtcactcctagaACTCCCCATGATCAGTTAGGGTATGTGTCTCCTTTCACAATTCATCCCAGAAAGTCTGCCAGTAAGTCCTTCTCTTCCAATTCTGAGGTCATCTCCCtgcttgaagacctcaaacagcatgtcatgcttcttgaagatggtctcatgatgaccatgacctctGCCCAACAATTCTCTTTCCTTGAAAAAAGGAATCTTCTTGTGCCCCCTATACCTGAAACAAATGAGGCTGCTCATCAGAAAGAACCAAGATCTGAGCCCACAAGGCCAACCACTGGTGATGAGACTACTCCagcttccagttctcagcccaaggataaaggcaaggctccaataactgaggaagaagttgaagatgatgatgaagaaactgaggaagaggAGGACCCTGAACAGTATCGTCTGACCAGGaggaggcctggatcatctaaaatcactatCTAGGCACCACTAGATCACTGCACCTAAACCTAGGACtttagttcatcttttgcattgcaCTTTTGTACTAAGTGCTGAACACCTGGATATTTTCTACTATCTATGAATGTTTTAACTAAGTGCTTGTTATGAATGATTTGAATGGATGTTATGATTAGTTGTTTGAAATCtgctcaatgaatgaatgtttcTGTTTAACATCTGCTACATGATTGAGTTCACACTGTGCTGAACATTGTCAATGAATACACTGATAATGTTTCTGATGGGACGTACTGCTAGCTCCAAAACTGGTACTcaattttgtgatgacaaaaagggggagaattggaattggatttggttTAACACTGATAGAAGGAAGTAACTAGTTAGGGGGAGATAATCTCAGGGGGAGTTGAGCTGGATCAGCACTGATGGTGTGGATTGCGCCTCTTCTGATATACTATTCATGCACTTCGTTAGGGGGAGCAGGTAAATTCACTTCGTTAGGGGGAGCAGTTAAATTCTGTGCtccatccaattgttttgtcatcatcaaaaagggggagattgtttatctcaattcatatcttttgatgattacaaaacaattgggtGTATCTAATACCttttgtagagatccttttcagaaatgaaccaaacaggtctgtggagttaaagcagaaaaagaagaacaaaaagaatgaagtctgctgaggatgatgtcggacgcacaaaaggagaggatcggacgtccgacattctttgagttCATTCGGACGAGTAAtaaactcagactcggacgtccgaagaagacaagccaggagttactCGTTTAAATGATCAGGAGTTGGACGTtcaacacctgtgtatcggacgtccgacaattgttgctgctcttcggacgcaacattctggacgcatcggccgtccgaagaaagtgaagaagaaaTTTCCATGTATTCATCCtaccttcggacgcataaaaaccaagcatcggacgtccgacagtaccaacggctagttgactcttcagctgccttctacccgttgacagcattaattgaggaattctctggtctcctataaaaggaacaaagtcaaccacctcacaagaactttgcacatcaagcctacatcagatcgtgagtgattcaagtgctagaatactGAAACGAAACATTTGTATTCCTTGCATGTGCAATCTTCGTGCAgttgtttttcaagtgtgacatagcttcttcaatcgtgtagcatagtgagggtttgcgagtgtttgtaaaacttccttgcttgaccaagtgtgatttggggcaagaaggaagtgatcccttccttgtacacattcgattggttgcaagtctattcagcttgaagtaacttggtatataatagtggtgttcaaacctcagttgtgtttgaagcttggtttggttctttacttttatttactgcttttatatataaattgtTCGTCTCTCTATCTCACTAATACCTGCGCTATTGTATTATCTTGTTCATTGGGAGGcatttgggaaaaagaaaggctgTCTGTTCAAAAAGGTAGAATATTTATTAGCAGatttttgaaagcctaattcaccccccctcttaggttgtcttcgatccttacacatATCAAGAATTTTAAGGATCAGATCAGTGGCTCAAGTACTATAGAGAGTCTTCCTAATTCCTCTCATAGCTTAAGAGCACCAGAAGTTAGCCAGACTTCCAGCCGCATGCTATCAAAAAGTAAAATGCCAATAGACCATGAAGTCATGGTTGGTCTTGATGATGAGGCAGAAAAAGTAATTGAACCACTTATCTCAAGTATTATACAGAGTCTTCCTAATTCCTCTCATAGCTTAAGAGCACCAGAAGTTAGCCAGACTTCCAGCCGCATGCTATCAAAAGGTAAAATGCCAATAGCTCGTGAAATCATGGTTGGTCTTGATGATGAGGCAGCAAAAGTAATTGGACGACTTAGATGGGGATCAAAACAGGTGGAAATTGTTCCCATTGTGGGAATGGCTGGGCTTGGTAAGACAACTTTAGCcaaaaaagtttacaatgataGTTCAGTAACCTGTCACTTCCACATTCGTCTTTGGTCCACTGTTTCTCAAGAATTTAACATGAAAAATGTGTTACTTCAAATTTTGTGCTCTGATGAAGAGCATTCTAGGAAGGATGAGTTTCAAAATCTGGATGAACATGCGTTGTTTGAAAAGCTCCATCAAAGGCTATTGAAGAATCGGTATCTTGTTGTTTTTGATGATGTCTGGGACATTGAGGTATGGAATGAGCTGAGAACTGCATTCCCCAATGACAAGAATGGAAGTAGAATCATCTTTACGAGTCGATTTTCTAATGTAGCTTCAGAGTTTCAAGATGGTGGAAAACCTCACTATCTTCACCCACTCAGTGAGAAAGAAAGTTTCGAATTGCTGCAGAAGAAGGTgtttggagaagaagaagaatgtcCTCAAGCATTGCATGAATTGGGAATGGAGATTGTCAAAAAGTGCTGGGGATTGCCATTTGCAGTTGTTGTTGTAGCTGGAGTCCTAGCAACTATAGAGCATGatattttggtttggaaaaagtttGCTGAAAGTTTTACTTCAACCATGGTGTCTGGTACAGACCAGTGGAAGAAGTCATTGGAGCTCAGTTATGAGCATTTACCATATCACTTGAAGGCATGCCTGCTGTATTTTGCTGCATTTCGAGAAGATGAAAAAATTGGTGCCAAGAAGTTGATGCGTCTCTGGATTGCAGAAGGGTTTGTggaaaaaattgaaggaaagagATCAGAGGATATTGCAGAAGAATATCTGATggacctaattggccgaaaccTAGTTATGGTAGGTAAGAACAGATCCATTGGTGGAGTCAAAACTTGTTACATTCACGATTTGATATTTGAGTTCTGTAAGGACGAGgcgaaagaaaagaattttcttcAGGTCCTGCGAGGATATGATGAGCTTTCTACCTTTAATGAGCCTCCCAACCTACCTCGGTTGTCCATTTGCTCCAGTGGCAAAGATTTTATGAAGTCAAAGCTATTTTGTCCATGTTTAAGTACTCTGCTATTCTTTGATGCTACTCCAGGATATAATAAGTTGAAGTTGCTTAATATCTCCTTCCTTTTTTGCATCTAAAAACATCTTAAAGTTTTGAATTTAGAGGGCATTAACCTAATGTTGAAGGAGCTTCCAGCTGAAGTTGAATCACTTCTTTGTTTGAGGTACTTAGCCCTTAGAGCTTCGGAAATGGAATTCATTCCACCATCTATAGCCAAGCTCTCAcatttggaaaccttttgtctATATTCTAATGAGGAGGTTTCATTGCCAGATAGCATCTGGAACATGAAGAAGTTGAGgcatgtatgtttgtggactgGCGTTGTTATTCGTGTATCTTCCAACGACAACGTTGATGAAAACCTCTCCACTTTACCCAATTTAGACTCACTCTCTTGTTTGTGTCTTTATAAAGAGGGAGAGAACTTATTGAGAAGGATTCCCAACGTTCGCCGACTTACAATTTCCGATCGTCAGACTGGAAATGAAGTGTTTAACATGAGTCGACTAGAATGCCTAGAGTCACTCACCTGGTTGGGCTATTGCTCCTCAGGTTCATGGGAACATGTTAAGCTTTCCTTTcccaagaatttgaagaagttgagtCTTAAAGCTCTGGGTCTTCCTTGTAGTAAAATGTCATTGATTGAAGAACTACCCAATCTTGAAGTCCTCAAATTAAGAGGCCGGGCAATGGTCGGCCAAAGATGGGAGCTGATGGAAGGAGGATTCCCTAAACTCAGGGTCTTGACTTTGGAAGAAGTAGAGGTTGTGGAGTGGACAGAGGCAGACCCTGACAGTGGTGATTACTTCCCGTGCCTTCAGCAATTaaatcttaaaagaattttttattTGGAAACGATGCCTGCTTGTTTAGGGAGTATATCTACTCTTGAAACAATTAATGTGAGATCTTGCAGAGATGGCGTCGAATCTTTAGTACGGAAAATTGAAGCAGCACAGGAATATAATAATGGAAATGAGAATTTGAAGATCATCAGCATAGGCAATAtctggtatttttttttttgtcatcacCATCAATTGGCTGGTAGAAATAATcatgctttttatttttaaacaagTTTAATTTATATTTACCATTTGGTAGCTTTTTTGTACTTCAGTTGCCTGTAATGCATGCAGGAGCAcattgaaattgatgaacaaACAACTAATTATTGCACTATTTTTTCTCTTGATGATATCATCAGGAAGCTCTTGAGATTGTAATTGGTGGTCTGGCTTTCTTTGGTgcttttgtggaagattgaggtAAAAGTTGGAAAGGATCGATGGCTCTTTTCTTGTCAAGATATGGTGGAAACAATCAATGAGATTATTCAGATATTTTGCTGTTGGCCTATtttgtgtaatttcattttgctGAATTTAATGATGGTTTTGTGCTATTTCTTTCCAAACATGTGTCAATTTGCCGTCAAGGAACTttgttaccttttttttttttttttttctatttgagGTTCAAACTCCATCATTTTGATAGAATTGATTAACAATTCATGATTCTTGGAAGAATATGATAGCCCAATTTGGAAACCTCTATGATCATTTCTTTTCTGCTCACAACAGGTTTACGGTAAAAATTGCAATGGGGATTGCAAAGGGCATTACGTGGCCTGATCAGGATAgaattggttgatgatttgCTAACTTTTCAGAATCACACATTTTACTTCTTCAAGTTAGAGAATTTTTGCAAAGAATGAAGTATGGGACTTAAGTTCCTTTAAGAAGGATGTCTGCAACTTGGTTTTTCTGTTGCTTGAGCTAATTGCTCGAAAGGGCATTAGTAAAATAATTGATTCTTCAAAGAGCTTTGAATGTGATATGTTTGTATGAATatttaattttccatttttgaattCCACACCATTTGTTTTAGATGATATACAGAGCTAGGGATAAAATACCCAAATTGGAGAGAAAACGAGTATAAATTTCACAATTGTACAATGGGTCAATGCCTTTATTTATACGCTATGTCAAGTGAGTACAATGAATTTTGGGCTAATTaacatataatcaaaagaaaaaaaaatgagatttggAGATTTTcaaagtgtaaaaaaaaaaaaaaagagcagctAACTAAATTCTTCGTGATGCGTAAAAGAACCAAAAAAGTAATCTCACTCTTTCTAAATACATGAAtgtgttatgaaacaattaaaagtatggatgtccctttgtattcccaagagaattaattcttgatttatgactacattatgtatagaagttacaatccataaatctattcatgttgtggagaaaccgtttcataggttttttcatattcttgtagtagtgggtgtttaatagaATTAATGTACCTTTAATCTTATAGttcctatatatagaggtacattgacaccctttAAGAAGACTTTTGTATTAGTTGGAATCATAAGAATATCATTCTCCATTTCTCTACATTTTTCTCTAATATCTCCATTTATACTATAGttgtttattagttttacaacacgtTATCAGTACGAGTCTttacttttgagcaaaagatGAAAACAGAGCCTCTACCTTGAGTAAAAGTGAAACAAGAGATTTTGCCCGTATTTTTTCGGCAACTTCTGTCTACTTATTGAGAAATATTTGTTATAAATACTTATATTCTGATGCATTGAATTTTGGAGATGCtattatagaaaatcaattatatttgaggatctacttgtcctttgaaatatttaaagaaaaagattcgaccACTTGAAGATGGTCGTTCTTTAACGAAAATATTTAACCACCAGAAGATGGTCATTATTTCAAAGCCTCGTATGATAAATTTACTTATGGGTGCAAGTACATAATTCTGCTATGTTTAGAATTATTTCTTAGTTGAAAATAATATTCTCTACATATTTCTCAAATATGCTCTTGTAGTAGCAATATTAAGAGAAATTTTGAGAAGTATTTTGTACTTATTGCATACTAGTTCTAGTCCATTCCCAGAAGTGAATGcgactaaatttcaatttattaattATGGTTGCTGTCATGActatgattttggtaaatatatattttaccatgacaagagaaaaagttaCCACTTGAAGT
This region of Coffea arabica cultivar ET-39 chromosome 3c, Coffea Arabica ET-39 HiFi, whole genome shotgun sequence genomic DNA includes:
- the LOC140037820 gene encoding putative late blight resistance protein homolog R1B-14, producing the protein MPIDHEVMVGLDDEAEKVIEPLISSIIQSLPNSSHSLRAPEVSQTSSRMLSKGKMPIAREIMVGLDDEAAKVIGRLRWGSKQVEIVPIVGMAGLGKTTLAKKVYNDSSVTCHFHIRLWSTVSQEFNMKNVLLQILCSDEEHSRKDEFQNLDEHALFEKLHQRLLKNRYLVVFDDVWDIEVWNELRTAFPNDKNGSRIIFTSRFSNVASEFQDGGKPHYLHPLSEKESFELLQKKVFGEEEECPQALHELGMEIVKKCWGLPFAVVVVAGVLATIEHDILVWKKFAESFTSTMVSGTDQWKKSLELSYEHLPYHLKACLLYFAAFREDEKIGAKKLMRLWIAEGFVEKIEGKRSEDIAEEYLMDLIGRNLVMVGKNRSIGGVKTCYIHDLIFEFCKDEAKEKNFLQVLRGYDELSTFNEPPNLPRLSICSSGKDFMKSKLFCPCLSTLLFFDATPGYNKLKLLNISFLFCI